One genomic window of Borreliella garinii includes the following:
- a CDS encoding integrin-binding adhesin P66 family protein encodes MKNHILYKLIIFLTTSVAIFAAADKLKEEDIFKINPWIPTFGIENTSEFRLDMDELVPGFENKSKITIKLKPFEVNPELGKDDPFSAYIKMEDLALKAEGKKGDPFKIDVGDITAQINIYDFFIKISTMTDFDFNKESLFSFAPMTGFKSTYYGFPSKDRIVRGTILARGASKNIGTIQMGYKLPQIDLTFAIGGTGTGNRNQENDKDTPYNKTYKGILYGVQATWKPIKNLLDKNEDNRSVIAETPFELNFGLSGAYGNETFNNSSITYSLKDKSVVGNDLLSPTLSNSAILASFGAQYKLGLTKINNKNTYLILQMGTDFGIDPFASDFSVFGHISKAANSKKGISTDPIKKAEDIFDPNGNVLNFSKNTELGIAFSTGASIGLLWNKDDGEKESWKVKGADSYSTRLFGEQDKKSGVALGISYGQNLYRSKDTEKRLKTISENAFQSLNVEISSYEDNKKGLMNGLGWITSIGLYDILRQKSVENYPTAINSAADAKNQAGQSSGSTQATTPNLTFEDAMKLGIALYLDYAIPIESISTEAYVVPYIGTYLLGPSNKISSDATKIYLKTGLSLEKLIRFTTISLGWDSNNIIELANKNKNNAAIGSAFLQFKIAYSGS; translated from the coding sequence ATGAAAAATCATATTTTATATAAATTAATTATATTTTTAACTACATCTGTAGCAATATTTGCAGCAGCAGATAAATTAAAGGAAGAAGATATATTTAAAATAAATCCATGGATACCTACATTTGGAATTGAAAACACAAGTGAGTTCAGACTTGATATGGATGAGCTTGTTCCTGGATTTGAAAACAAAAGCAAAATTACTATTAAACTTAAACCATTTGAAGTTAATCCCGAATTAGGCAAAGACGATCCATTCTCAGCTTACATTAAGATGGAAGATCTTGCATTAAAAGCGGAAGGTAAAAAAGGCGATCCATTTAAAATTGACGTAGGAGACATAACAGCTCAAATTAATATATACGATTTTTTTATTAAGATAAGCACTATGACAGATTTTGACTTTAATAAAGAATCTTTATTTAGTTTTGCGCCCATGACCGGATTCAAAAGCACTTACTACGGATTTCCAAGCAAAGACAGAATAGTAAGAGGAACAATTCTTGCAAGAGGTGCTTCTAAAAACATAGGAACAATTCAAATGGGATACAAGCTCCCACAAATAGACCTTACATTTGCAATAGGGGGAACAGGCACAGGTAACAGAAATCAAGAGAATGACAAAGACACTCCATACAATAAAACCTATAAAGGAATACTTTATGGGGTTCAAGCAACATGGAAGCCAATAAAAAATCTACTTGATAAAAACGAAGATAATCGATCTGTAATTGCAGAAACACCTTTTGAATTAAATTTTGGCTTATCAGGAGCTTATGGAAATGAAACATTCAATAATTCATCAATAACATACTCTTTAAAAGATAAATCTGTAGTTGGTAACGATTTATTGAGTCCAACTTTATCAAATTCTGCAATTTTAGCATCTTTTGGAGCTCAATATAAGCTTGGATTAACAAAAATCAACAATAAAAATACCTATCTTATTTTACAAATGGGTACCGATTTTGGAATAGATCCTTTTGCAAGCGATTTTTCTGTATTTGGACACATCTCAAAAGCAGCAAATTCTAAAAAAGGAATATCTACAGATCCTATTAAAAAAGCCGAAGATATATTTGATCCAAATGGCAATGTTCTTAATTTCAGTAAAAATACAGAGCTGGGCATTGCATTTTCAACAGGAGCAAGCATAGGGCTTCTCTGGAATAAAGACGACGGTGAAAAAGAATCTTGGAAGGTTAAGGGAGCTGATTCCTACAGTACAAGACTATTTGGAGAACAAGACAAAAAATCTGGAGTTGCATTAGGAATAAGTTATGGACAAAATCTTTATAGATCCAAAGATACAGAAAAAAGATTAAAAACCATATCCGAAAATGCATTTCAAAGCTTAAATGTTGAAATCTCAAGCTATGAAGACAACAAAAAAGGACTTATGAATGGACTAGGATGGATAACATCTATCGGTCTTTATGATATTTTAAGACAAAAATCTGTAGAAAACTATCCCACAGCAATAAACTCAGCTGCTGATGCAAAGAATCAAGCCGGACAAAGTTCAGGAAGCACACAAGCTACAACCCCTAATCTAACATTTGAAGACGCAATGAAACTCGGTATAGCTTTATATCTTGATTATGCAATTCCAATAGAATCCATTTCAACAGAAGCATATGTAGTACCTTATATTGGGACATACCTTTTAGGGCCTTCTAATAAAATCTCAAGCGATGCTACAAAAATTTATTTAAAGACAGGACTTAGTCTTGAAAAACTAATAAGATTTACAACAATTTCTCTTGGCTGGGATTCAAATAACATTATAGAACTTGCTAATAAAAACAAAAATAATGCTGCCATTGGTAGTGCTTTCTTGCAATTCAAAATAGCCTACAGTGGAAGCTAA
- a CDS encoding J domain-containing protein, whose protein sequence is MPSLIRTFFLVLLLIFIFNPILIGMLFILFPFILILFSFLGVFRIYFTRDYSYSRSREFEFYKLSFLLMSKLLSILGTVTGEQLSYVNFIINSLNLSERGKSELYTIFHSAITKNNNADKILYTLKLGYFQHKDLFIWLFASLKEINRLSRYKNLEAEKFISYVGVFLELESDGYEAYKDINIKIVNPYSVLGLVYSASDDEIKKAYKSLVIKYHPDKFANDPVRQKDANDKFIKIQDAYEKICKERNIK, encoded by the coding sequence ATGCCAAGCTTAATTAGAACGTTTTTTTTAGTGTTGCTACTTATTTTCATTTTTAATCCCATTTTAATAGGAATGCTTTTTATATTATTTCCTTTTATTTTGATATTGTTTAGTTTTTTGGGTGTTTTTAGAATATACTTTACAAGAGATTATTCATATTCTAGATCTAGAGAGTTTGAATTTTATAAACTTTCTTTTTTATTAATGTCTAAATTACTATCCATTTTAGGAACTGTAACTGGAGAACAGCTAAGTTACGTTAATTTCATTATTAATTCTTTGAATTTATCTGAACGTGGTAAATCAGAATTGTATACCATCTTTCATTCTGCTATTACTAAGAATAATAATGCGGATAAAATTTTATATACCCTTAAGCTTGGTTATTTTCAACATAAAGATCTTTTTATATGGCTTTTTGCCTCTCTTAAAGAAATTAACAGGCTTTCGAGGTATAAAAACTTAGAAGCTGAAAAATTTATTTCTTATGTTGGCGTTTTTCTTGAACTTGAATCTGATGGTTATGAAGCTTATAAAGATATTAATATTAAAATTGTAAATCCCTATAGTGTTTTGGGGTTAGTCTATAGTGCTAGTGATGATGAGATTAAAAAGGCTTATAAAAGTCTTGTTATAAAATATCATCCTGATAAGTTTGCAAATGATCCTGTAAGGCAAAAAGACGCAAATGATAAATTTATTAAAATTCAAGATGCTTATGAAAAGATTTGCAAAGAAAGAAATATAAAGTAA
- the glyA gene encoding serine hydroxymethyltransferase has translation MRDDQIFNLIEKEKLREKEHIELIASENFTSLEIRQAVGSILTNKYAEGYPLNRYYGGCSFVDEIESLAISRAKELFGAKYANVQPHSGSQANMAAIMALINPGDRILGMQLSHGGHLTHGSRVNFSGIFFNTYFYGVSRDSELIDYDEVLKIARDCRPNLIIAGASSYSREIDFKKFREIADDVSAYLLCDIAHIAGLIVAGFHNSSIDVAHLTTSTTHKTLRGPRGGIILSGKDFDKLATFNGKEKPLFNAVNSTVFPGTQGGPLVHVIAGKAIAFREALQESFREYIANVIKNTKVMAEYFKSEGFRIVSGGTDNHLFLVDLSNLDLTGADAEKLLEGINITLNKNAIPFDKKNPSLASGIRIGGAAITSRGLNESDSLNVAKFIVRALKTRSDIELKQIKKEVVRFIRDFDMP, from the coding sequence ATGAGAGATGATCAAATATTTAATTTAATTGAGAAAGAAAAATTAAGAGAAAAAGAACATATTGAGCTTATTGCATCTGAAAATTTTACATCTTTAGAGATAAGGCAAGCTGTTGGGAGTATTTTAACTAATAAATATGCGGAAGGATATCCTTTGAATCGATATTATGGTGGATGTTCTTTTGTTGATGAGATTGAAAGTTTGGCAATTTCAAGGGCAAAAGAGCTTTTTGGTGCAAAGTATGCCAATGTTCAGCCTCATAGCGGATCTCAAGCTAATATGGCTGCTATAATGGCTCTTATTAACCCAGGCGACAGGATTCTTGGTATGCAATTGTCTCATGGAGGGCATTTAACACATGGTAGTAGGGTAAATTTTTCTGGCATATTTTTTAACACTTATTTTTATGGCGTTTCTAGAGATTCTGAGTTGATTGATTATGATGAGGTTCTTAAAATAGCTAGAGATTGTAGACCAAATTTAATAATAGCTGGAGCTTCTTCTTATTCAAGAGAAATTGATTTTAAAAAATTTAGGGAAATAGCAGACGACGTTTCTGCTTATCTTTTGTGTGATATTGCCCATATTGCAGGCCTTATTGTTGCCGGTTTTCATAATTCTTCGATTGATGTAGCACATCTTACTACAAGTACTACTCATAAAACTTTAAGAGGGCCAAGAGGTGGAATAATACTTTCTGGAAAAGATTTTGACAAATTAGCAACCTTTAATGGAAAAGAGAAACCTTTGTTTAATGCTGTAAATTCTACAGTTTTCCCCGGAACTCAAGGAGGTCCTTTAGTTCATGTTATTGCGGGGAAGGCTATTGCATTCAGAGAGGCTCTTCAAGAAAGTTTTAGAGAATACATTGCTAATGTAATAAAAAATACTAAAGTTATGGCTGAATATTTCAAATCGGAAGGATTTAGGATTGTCAGTGGAGGCACAGACAATCATTTATTTTTGGTTGATCTTAGCAATTTGGATCTTACAGGTGCCGATGCTGAGAAATTGCTTGAGGGTATAAATATTACTTTAAATAAAAATGCCATTCCTTTTGATAAAAAAAATCCTTCTTTGGCTTCTGGTATTAGAATTGGAGGCGCTGCTATTACTTCCAGAGGTCTAAATGAAAGTGATTCTTTAAATGTTGCTAAATTTATTGTTAGAGCTTTAAAGACAAGGTCTGATATCGAATTAAAACAAATAAAAAAGGAAGTTGTAAGATTTATTAGAGATTTTGACATGCCTTAA
- a CDS encoding IPT/TIG domain-containing protein gives MAIFFKNKYFHLSLIFIIFLFLFIFSGFLFYSKPIIYDISPIPTSHKDIIVIKGNNLGYSTGEININNNYLVKSSIISWNNTEIVFKITDEVNSGLIFVKSESGTSNELFLVISRQVPVKLNRENVPSIFSEDKIILNANSLTLLRGMNLFSRSSAIQIFLETKDKFYTILPQNILNVSENRVEFISPKTLNSDGKLYVLLDNLQSNKVPFSVKNDFFRWTLNDSKEFTIIEEIYFNQDLVSNVDSSLEDINFNIFYLRPIENERQKIIECSSESLDFNIGNLFFESLRTNKFVFKTKVKTHKLNLEFLDTKYLESIKINRDINNQEYKTYVQDKKKDYLSYSFVDLISLDSLILSMTAGNNSVYKLAKAIIDALTLNFKIVENNLSLKDSIKEKKISSSNLILLTNLLFLKYEIPLRNIVGLYYDSNSLKLTEHFWFEFFLDGVGFVYFDIINAVLFKDNSKYFLNMSENYIQYGCIEDYDKNEFFDGYLDSRFLKYKSLTNGSYSLMHRFVLEDNF, from the coding sequence TTGGCTATTTTTTTTAAAAACAAATATTTTCATTTAAGCTTAATTTTTATTATTTTTTTATTTTTATTTATTTTTTCTGGATTTTTATTTTATTCAAAGCCAATTATTTATGATATATCTCCAATTCCCACTTCACACAAGGATATTATTGTTATTAAAGGGAATAATTTAGGCTATAGTACAGGAGAGATCAATATTAACAATAATTATTTGGTTAAAAGTAGTATCATTAGTTGGAACAACACCGAAATAGTTTTTAAAATTACAGATGAAGTAAATTCCGGACTTATTTTTGTAAAAAGTGAAAGTGGGACTAGCAACGAACTTTTTCTTGTTATTAGTAGACAAGTTCCTGTTAAGCTTAATAGAGAAAATGTTCCTTCTATTTTTTCAGAGGATAAAATAATTTTAAATGCAAATTCTTTAACTTTATTGCGGGGTATGAATTTGTTTTCACGTTCTAGTGCTATTCAAATTTTTCTTGAAACCAAAGATAAATTTTATACAATTTTACCCCAAAATATTTTAAATGTTTCTGAGAATAGAGTAGAATTTATTTCTCCTAAAACTTTAAATTCTGACGGGAAACTTTATGTTTTATTGGACAATCTTCAAAGCAATAAAGTTCCGTTTTCTGTTAAAAATGATTTTTTTAGGTGGACTTTGAATGATTCAAAAGAGTTTACAATAATTGAAGAAATTTATTTTAATCAAGATCTTGTTAGCAATGTTGATTCAAGCCTTGAAGATATTAATTTTAATATCTTCTATTTAAGGCCAATTGAAAATGAGCGTCAAAAAATTATAGAGTGTAGCAGTGAGTCTCTTGATTTTAATATTGGTAATTTATTTTTTGAAAGCTTAAGGACAAATAAATTTGTTTTTAAGACTAAGGTAAAGACACATAAACTTAATTTGGAATTTTTAGATACTAAATATTTAGAAAGCATTAAGATTAATAGAGATATTAACAATCAAGAGTACAAAACGTATGTTCAAGACAAAAAAAAAGATTATTTATCTTACAGCTTTGTTGATTTAATATCGTTAGATTCTCTAATTTTATCTATGACTGCTGGAAATAATTCAGTTTATAAGTTGGCTAAAGCAATTATTGATGCTTTGACTTTAAATTTTAAAATTGTTGAGAATAATTTAAGCTTAAAGGATTCTATTAAAGAGAAAAAAATTTCATCTAGCAATTTAATACTTCTTACGAATTTATTATTTTTAAAATACGAGATTCCGCTTAGAAATATAGTTGGGCTTTACTACGATTCTAATTCTCTTAAATTGACTGAGCATTTTTGGTTTGAATTTTTTTTGGATGGGGTTGGTTTTGTATATTTTGATATAATAAATGCAGTATTATTTAAGGATAACTCTAAGTATTTTTTAAATATGTCTGAGAACTATATTCAATATGGGTGCATAGAGGACTATGATAAAAATGAATTTTTTGATGGATACCTAGATTCTAGGTTTTTGAAGTATAAAAGCTTGACAAACGGATCGTATTCTTTAATGCATAGGTTTGTTTTGGAGGATAATTTTTGA
- a CDS encoding cysteine--tRNA ligase — MILKLYNTRTKDFSELANFANVKVYACGPTVYNYAHIGNFRTYIFGDLLIKTLRFLGYKVNYAMNITDIGHLTGDLDDGEDKVAKTAREKGLTVYEISKFFTEAFFKDCRKLNVVYPDKVLIASKHIPNMIEVVKILEEKKITYFSNGNVYFDTSCFKSYGEMAGIDLINKDMTFSRVDIDKFKRNKTDFVLWFTNSKFKDQEMKWDSPWGFGYPSWHLECAAMNLEYFKDTLDIHLGGVDHIGVHHINEIAIVECFLNKKWCDIFVHGEFLIMDYNKMSKSHGNFITVKDLEEQNFSPLDFRYLCLTSHYRNQLKFSFNNLKASKIARENMINKLSYFYASLDPADLNMLNKDLKNFGFSAEKEYYDSFVEKVSFDLNVSKGLALLWEVIKSENLAFVSKLKLAFIFDEIMSLNLREEILKNSENHNVVVDENMKTLIEERRIAKCEKNFKRADEIRDFFAKKGFVLIDTKEGTKVKRG, encoded by the coding sequence ATGATTTTAAAATTATATAATACTAGAACAAAGGATTTTTCAGAATTAGCAAATTTTGCTAATGTTAAAGTGTATGCTTGCGGGCCTACTGTTTATAATTATGCTCACATTGGAAATTTTAGAACTTATATTTTTGGAGATTTGTTAATTAAAACTTTAAGGTTTTTAGGGTATAAAGTTAATTATGCAATGAATATTACAGATATTGGGCATTTAACAGGTGATCTTGATGATGGAGAAGATAAAGTTGCTAAAACTGCAAGAGAGAAAGGCCTTACGGTTTATGAGATTAGTAAATTTTTTACGGAAGCTTTTTTTAAGGATTGTAGAAAATTAAACGTTGTATATCCCGATAAAGTTCTTATTGCAAGTAAACATATTCCTAATATGATAGAGGTTGTTAAAATTCTTGAAGAAAAAAAAATTACTTATTTTTCTAATGGCAATGTGTATTTTGATACTTCTTGTTTTAAAAGCTATGGTGAGATGGCTGGCATTGATTTGATTAATAAAGATATGACTTTTTCTAGGGTTGATATTGATAAATTTAAAAGGAATAAAACCGATTTTGTTCTGTGGTTTACTAATTCTAAATTTAAAGATCAGGAAATGAAATGGGATTCTCCTTGGGGATTTGGTTATCCGAGTTGGCATTTGGAGTGCGCTGCTATGAATTTAGAGTATTTCAAAGATACACTTGATATTCATTTAGGCGGAGTTGATCATATTGGAGTTCATCATATAAATGAAATAGCAATAGTAGAGTGTTTTTTGAATAAGAAATGGTGCGATATTTTTGTTCATGGAGAATTTTTGATCATGGATTATAATAAGATGTCAAAGTCACATGGGAATTTTATTACAGTTAAAGACCTGGAAGAACAAAATTTTTCTCCTCTTGATTTTAGATATTTATGTTTAACATCACACTACAGGAATCAATTAAAATTTTCATTTAATAATCTTAAAGCAAGTAAGATTGCTAGGGAAAATATGATAAACAAGCTAAGCTATTTTTATGCATCTTTAGATCCAGCTGATTTAAATATGCTTAATAAAGATTTAAAAAATTTTGGTTTTAGTGCAGAAAAAGAATATTATGATTCTTTTGTAGAAAAAGTTTCTTTTGATTTAAATGTTTCTAAAGGATTAGCTTTGCTTTGGGAGGTAATTAAATCTGAAAATCTAGCCTTTGTTTCAAAGCTTAAATTAGCTTTTATTTTTGATGAGATTATGTCGCTTAATTTAAGAGAAGAAATTTTAAAAAATTCGGAAAATCATAATGTAGTTGTTGATGAGAATATGAAAACTTTGATTGAAGAAAGAAGAATAGCTAAATGTGAAAAAAATTTTAAGCGTGCAGATGAAATTAGGGATTTTTTTGCTAAAAAAGGTTTTGTTTTGATTGATACCAAGGAAGGAACTAAAGTTAAAAGAGGTTAG
- the murB gene encoding UDP-N-acetylmuramate dehydrogenase, whose translation MIKRLNNFFEKINIKPQTKNLIDYTTYKIGNISKLFLIPKNIQEAKNIFKAAIEENITLFILGGGSNILVNDKEELDFPIIYTGHLNRIEVLDNKIVAECGANFENLCKIALNSGLSGLEFIYGLPGTLGGAVWMNARCFGNEISEILKKITFINDKGKTICKEFKKEDFKYKVSPFQNKNFFILKTELNLKKEDKKIIEEKMNKNKQARINKGHYLFPSSGSTFKNNKAFLRPSGQIIEECKLKGLSVGGATVSKYHGNFIININNATSNDVKSLIEKVKTEVYSKTGLLLEEEVLYIGFKNQKS comes from the coding sequence ATGATTAAAAGACTAAATAATTTTTTTGAAAAAATCAATATAAAGCCTCAAACAAAAAATCTGATTGACTACACAACATATAAAATTGGAAACATTTCAAAATTATTTCTCATTCCTAAAAATATTCAAGAAGCTAAAAATATTTTTAAAGCAGCAATAGAAGAAAATATTACACTATTTATTCTTGGAGGAGGATCCAATATTTTAGTCAATGATAAAGAAGAACTTGATTTTCCAATAATATACACCGGACATCTAAATAGGATAGAAGTTCTCGATAATAAAATTGTAGCCGAATGTGGTGCAAATTTCGAAAATTTATGTAAAATTGCGCTCAACAGCGGTTTAAGCGGCCTAGAATTTATCTATGGACTACCTGGAACACTAGGGGGAGCTGTATGGATGAATGCCAGATGCTTTGGGAATGAAATCTCTGAAATACTAAAAAAAATTACATTTATAAACGATAAAGGAAAAACTATTTGCAAAGAATTTAAAAAAGAAGACTTTAAGTATAAAGTATCACCTTTTCAAAATAAAAACTTTTTCATATTAAAAACTGAATTGAATTTAAAAAAAGAAGATAAGAAAATTATTGAAGAAAAAATGAATAAAAACAAACAGGCAAGAATAAACAAAGGTCACTATTTATTCCCAAGTAGTGGGAGCACTTTTAAAAACAATAAAGCATTTCTAAGGCCTAGTGGACAAATAATTGAAGAGTGCAAACTCAAAGGGCTAAGCGTTGGGGGAGCTACAGTATCTAAATATCATGGAAACTTTATTATCAATATTAACAATGCCACTTCAAATGACGTAAAAAGTTTAATTGAAAAAGTAAAAACTGAAGTCTACTCAAAAACTGGACTTTTACTCGAAGAAGAAGTTCTTTACATAGGATTTAAAAATCAAAAAAGCTAA
- a CDS encoding methyl-accepting chemotaxis protein, protein MTDENLIDANLKNTKRFLYLILFGFLFLNFLFIGYSYINHKNEYLDRFKSDAKLFLNSASSVIRAKYLESSRFLEEFIKDSYRFGILVNSSKSFLLSSSLKLGDNLDENSDLFLKSREFSSIDKIFKTIPVAENSLEGIFYIPIGKNVLISNSNFSSLGLKDVRLDPIYSVPVEKNFKYYSRFMRIDGKIYSVVSFPVRDSVATLGVIGILVCFDESFDIIENQLYSSLKFSSKDYNFFMLDRNYMPIFLNFNNLKAKSFSTAYSENVLNKVITYLKKDSSVSQHTFNYESDFYSLSFVKTDDFLIQGLIFNVNSIPIMFKSNWVVFFIFLLSSFAIIFYLCNTFIFSLINDFNRIVNYQKSKSDPFNLEPPLEVKYSSAIISYIGSKLDSISSKSNESFKNIKFYSEDLNAYLEQIETAMLNTESIDSSVLAYEQLRDTFSRFEKSIVDISKGFESVADPINDHNKHMSEISSNFEENVSFFYTIDKNLEIFNKVATTNSTDIENIKSKVLDLNIVFENVNKNFADLLSQTNSLQSANKLLVSISAQTNMLAMNAAIEAAKAGDAGKSFAVVAEEIRKLAINSGKYSKTIKDELKTVDSIIAVINSEIDTIYKNFIDIQDNVDSNFSRHEKVDLTLAKHFKEIGEFKERYLSHDTKIRDAKNMYKEIFNNHFFVSSKFNNFSQDLKEFKVSKMNLDAISSLQEYSSLMKSSKDKILKIKELIKKINDEIKDIVF, encoded by the coding sequence ATGACTGATGAGAATTTAATCGATGCTAATCTGAAAAATACTAAACGGTTTCTTTATCTAATTTTATTTGGATTTCTTTTTTTAAACTTTTTATTTATAGGCTATTCTTATATAAATCATAAAAATGAATATTTGGATCGCTTTAAATCTGATGCTAAGTTATTTTTAAACAGCGCGTCTTCTGTTATTAGGGCTAAATATTTGGAATCCTCTAGGTTTCTTGAAGAGTTTATAAAAGATAGCTATAGGTTTGGGATATTGGTGAATTCTTCAAAGAGTTTTCTTTTGTCTTCAAGTTTAAAATTGGGTGATAATTTAGATGAAAATAGCGATTTGTTTTTAAAGTCAAGAGAATTTAGCTCTATAGATAAAATTTTTAAAACTATTCCTGTAGCAGAAAATTCACTAGAAGGTATATTTTATATTCCTATAGGGAAGAATGTTTTAATATCAAATTCAAATTTTTCATCTCTGGGCTTAAAAGATGTTAGACTTGATCCAATTTATTCTGTTCCTGTAGAAAAAAACTTTAAATATTATTCAAGGTTCATGAGAATAGATGGAAAAATTTATTCTGTAGTAAGTTTTCCCGTTAGGGATTCTGTTGCAACATTGGGCGTTATAGGAATTCTAGTATGTTTTGATGAATCGTTTGATATTATTGAAAATCAACTGTATTCTTCTCTTAAATTTAGCAGTAAGGATTATAATTTTTTTATGCTTGACAGAAACTATATGCCCATTTTTTTAAACTTTAATAATCTTAAGGCCAAATCTTTTTCTACAGCTTATAGTGAGAATGTTTTGAACAAAGTTATAACCTATCTTAAAAAAGATTCTTCTGTTTCTCAGCATACTTTTAATTATGAAAGCGATTTTTATTCTTTAAGCTTTGTAAAAACCGATGATTTTTTGATTCAAGGATTGATTTTTAATGTCAATTCTATTCCTATTATGTTTAAATCAAATTGGGTTGTGTTTTTTATATTCTTATTATCATCTTTTGCAATTATATTTTATTTGTGCAATACTTTTATTTTTTCATTAATTAATGATTTTAACAGAATTGTTAATTATCAAAAATCAAAAAGCGATCCTTTTAATCTTGAACCTCCTTTAGAGGTTAAGTATTCGTCGGCTATTATTTCTTATATTGGTTCAAAGCTGGACAGTATTTCGTCCAAAAGTAACGAGTCTTTTAAGAATATAAAATTTTATTCTGAAGATTTAAATGCTTATTTAGAACAAATAGAAACTGCCATGTTAAATACTGAGAGTATAGATTCTAGCGTTTTAGCTTACGAGCAACTAAGAGATACTTTTTCTAGATTTGAAAAATCAATTGTTGATATTTCAAAAGGCTTTGAATCTGTTGCTGATCCAATTAATGACCACAATAAGCATATGTCAGAAATCTCCTCAAATTTTGAAGAGAATGTTAGTTTTTTTTATACTATAGATAAAAATTTGGAAATTTTTAATAAAGTTGCTACTACAAATTCTACTGATATTGAAAATATTAAAAGTAAAGTTCTTGATTTAAATATTGTTTTTGAAAATGTGAATAAAAATTTTGCAGATCTTTTGTCTCAAACAAATAGCTTGCAAAGTGCAAATAAACTTTTAGTGTCAATTTCAGCTCAGACTAATATGCTTGCTATGAATGCAGCAATTGAAGCAGCAAAAGCAGGCGATGCGGGCAAAAGTTTTGCAGTTGTTGCTGAGGAGATTAGAAAGCTTGCTATTAATTCTGGAAAATATTCTAAAACCATTAAAGATGAACTTAAAACGGTTGATAGTATTATTGCGGTAATTAATTCAGAGATCGATACAATTTATAAAAATTTTATAGACATTCAAGATAATGTGGACAGCAATTTTTCAAGACACGAGAAAGTAGACCTTACTCTTGCTAAGCATTTTAAAGAAATTGGTGAGTTTAAAGAAAGGTATTTGTCTCACGATACTAAGATTAGAGATGCTAAGAATATGTATAAAGAAATATTTAATAACCATTTTTTTGTGAGCAGTAAGTTTAACAACTTTAGTCAAGATTTAAAAGAGTTTAAAGTTTCTAAGATGAATTTAGACGCAATAAGTTCTCTTCAAGAATATTCATCTTTGATGAAATCTTCTAAGGATAAGATATTAAAGATAAAGGAATTGATTAAAAAGATTAATGATGAGATTAAAGATATTGTTTTTTAG